The following DNA comes from Anastrepha obliqua isolate idAnaObli1 chromosome 1, idAnaObli1_1.0, whole genome shotgun sequence.
TTCATTTGCCCACTAGCCTTTTTATTTGTTCGTCAATCCAACCCACCACTGGAACCATGCTCGTATAGACATAGATGCGATTGCTCTGACAAGGCATTCTGCCATAGGAGAGTATGCCCAACTGTTTGGTTAAATCTGGGCTGAGTAACGCACCGCCAGAGTCACCCTAGattataaaatacttataaaaacAGTCTCGCCATTTCTCACACACTTACTTCACAAGCACCACGCCCCATTGTACTGTAAGCACACAAAACCAACTTGGTAACATATACGAAACCCATCTTTCTGCAATCATTGGTATTGATAGTAGTAAAATCAACAATTCCTAAATTAGTGCTGTTGCGATCCCAAACTATTAGATATGCTTGCTTGTTGTCTTCCATATTCTCCGTGAGCCGGTAGTCGACAGTGTCAATATGTGTGCCATCAATAGGCAGTGGCTCTTTAAGTTTCACCAGCGCAATGTCGAACCTGCGCAGTGACCAGTAGTATCTGTGCCGCACGACAAGCGAAATGGCGTAGCGTGGCTTTGGAGCCACCGAGAACTTTTCTACTCCAGCTACCACGCTCAACATTGCCATCGGATGACTCTCGTGGAAACAGTGCGCTGCCGTCATGATGATTTGGCTGTGAATGATGCTGCCACCGCACAAATGATAATATTCCTCTCCTAAATGGACTTGTATCGAAACGTGGAAAGGAATCGCGAACGGCAAGTCCCCATTCATAGTTTCGTTCGACTCCCGTAGTTTACTGACGGCTATAAGATTCGAACGCTAAAAAgtgttttcgatattttttccattagatttaccttcaataaattttttatt
Coding sequences within:
- the LOC129235387 gene encoding transmembrane protease serine 3-like; the protein is MHPLLVFVIAALPAHLVALISQNKKFIEAVSKLRESNETMNGDLPFAIPFHVSIQVHLGEEYYHLCGGSIIHSQIIMTAAHCFHESHPMAMLSVVAGVEKFSVAPKPRYAISLVVRHRYYWSLRRFDIALVKLKEPLPIDGTHIDTVDYRLTENMEDNKQAYLIVWDRNSTNLGIVDFTTINTNDCRKMGFVYVTKLVLCAYSTMGRGACEGDSGGALLSPDLTKQLGILSYGRMPCQSNRIYVYTSMVPVVGWIDEQIKRLVGK